taattttataaactttgttctaattattaatgaataagcattacttttgaaaaattatgctttaaccCAATGTCGCTTTATCATTTTATTCgattatttggttttaaaatatttcaaagatacCAAATATGCCTAGATAAAAGTAAATTCGTTCTTTTATTGGATCGATaataaatactactttttttggtgaaaaCATTCTGTTGAGAACAGAAGTGAACATATGTACCTCTTTTCGTCAGGTTAGTGGCACTATAAATTATTCGGGTAAACATGGAAGCAAATTCTAGCtaatatattcaattattctttatttcctaaataagttttttgggAATATTATAGagacttatttctttttcttttgatgatAAAGTTCATCAACttatttactttcttaattattattaataatttttttctaaattttcaaattttttaaaattttttttatgaaacataaatttattgtacttgaaaaattatgttatttttgtgCCTTAAGAGTTTTATTCCacaaaaaaaagagtataaaaatattttttccactttatttgaaaaaaataagatcttCATAATTAAGtggttaaaataagttttaaaactaaaatatcttGCTATCgtctttacaattttaaactttatattaattagcaagaaatgaaaaaaaacataccttGTCTGTATTTTAATCCATACTAACCAATCCACTAATCCAATAatccaaattaaaagaaaacaattcttGTAATTAAGTCATGATTATGagtgaggaaaaaaatgaaattaattaacttaaaaaatatgacttcgAGATTTGGTAACTTGATACAGATGACATGTAAACGTTGTAAAAGAATTTagctgatattaaaaaaagtattatgggATGAATAAGAGCGGGCAAAATATTGCATGGCttgttttttttgtcaaaaatttgccTCGATATTTCTTGTCTGAAACTCGAACGAAAATAATCTCTCGCAACATTATGCAGGTTAATCATCTCATATCACGCTACAATgaatacatataaaatacaatatagcGCAATAtaagtaagattttaaattaaaatggactttttgatattaaattttgttaatttaagtattgtcaggatatttcttgattttaatacatttacaaTCATAGTCTTAcgtcagtttttttcttttctctttatcATCTAGCCAGTGGTGGTAGGACTGAAATATCGAAACATGTATATTGGAGGATCGGCACAGGCAAGAAGAGGTATGCTGCATTTATCCTATCCTATACGTCAGGGGATTGTGCACAGTTGGAGGGATTTGGAGACGATATGGGATCACACTTTTAACCATCTTTTAGAAACAGATCCTCAAGAACAAGCTGTCATTGTATCAGAAGCACCGAAGAATCCACTTCGAAATCGAGAGAAAATGCTtgaggtaaaatttttaaaatgattatcaaAAAGTTTAGCTGAAAAGAATTCAATGGAACAATTTTGGAAAAGACATAATTCTCGggataagattattttttctcgGGGAAAGATTTTAGTCCTATTTATACAACATtgattcataagaaaaaaaatcctaggAAGCATTTTCATTACCCGCAGCTGCCGTGCCTCTAATTACCGTAGAGCAATGTTTCCCAAAATGTGGTGAGCGTACCCCCaaactaaaatagtttaatgggagtatcttgcaacaaacgaaaatttcaaaaatttttatttgagaacaaagctagccatgaaaatttactactgcgtatttttctattggctctttttttcagagttaacagttaataattagtggtgttaACAGCTAGTTGTGaattaacttttgtaaaaaaaattttacagtaaaaatacattcatttttttagtggTGCAAAGCGTTATgagaaatttagaaagggtacacaaaagtcataagtttgagAAACACTGCCGTACAGCGAAAAAAAAGAGCCTGATTGGTGAGTTTTTCGCCTGAAAATATACTTCACCAATCAGGTTCTCATATTTCCTCCACCGTGACTGGAGGCGCGTGAACTACATGCGGTGAAAATGGCCCTTATTTAACTATACGACGTATGGTCCTTACATTTGTtcttgttgtagttcatttacgtcacgctagagctgcacaatgggctattggcgatggtctggaaaacatccctgaggatgatccaaagacatgccatcacaattttgatcctcagcagaaCGGATGGCACaccttcggtagcccgacgacctgcacgcgaagtcgagcactttacggtagaacagtttaacaaggaccaataccgcacatcctcggtccctaagcACAGTcggatccaagtggtcacccacgcacacactgaccgcagccagtgatgcttgacttcgctGATCTGaggggaaccgtgtcttaacgatcagtccactgcgggactttacATTTCACAGATCTCGATGAATGAAGTTACTAGGTGATTATCGAAAGCTTTCAAAATGTAAGAATGTTCCAATTACATTATGCAACTGATACTTGACGagtaaaggcctggtttcttagaactagcgccttatctgagcgtcagcggaaagttgatgTAGAGCTGAcaccaaaaaaatacttttttgttagctcagcgtgagcagtcggtccaacgcagacattatctctcattgcgcatgcgttaataacggaaacaaatatttattttgaatttgtattgattttgttattgtcgaccagtgttttggagaacaaataatgactttgtccaagaaaaaacatattatagctgagctaaatgaagagtgctatgtttaatgaagaagctatgtttaatgtcaaaatcaaaatcttggctgatttcaatgtgctgttggatgctgtccgccattgcttctgtggttaacgtcacgttgtaatccaactgcagttgagttggacggcaattgtagttcaagatgagcgttcgatgacgtatactatcaaacttacaaatggaccaatcagaggttagcgctgatttccatctaacggcgtcctgtcctaagaaaccaggccttaacaTTAAAAAGACTGTTGACAGCAAATAAAATCTCCATGACACGAGCAATTTACACTAACATGTTAGGGAATTATACaggatgtttcaaaaattagctGACAAATTCGGAGGGTGATAAAACTTTCAAGAAGATGAAATTTTATCCTTACACATGGGGTCCTAAACTACATTGAGAGGGCGGATATCGTGGAAAATCCATGCAGTTCTGGTatcaaactgaaatatattcataaaagatgctaaaatatttatttgatgaattattacaagatatatttaaagttgTGCCCTCTGACATCAAAGCACATTCTATAAcggcataaaaattattcccgTTAAAAATGATGTGGTCATGGTGTGTGCCGAAGCGTGATTTTAGCGTGCGTCTTTCGTGATTGTGAACCTTTCAATGGGATATGCGATCCCACGTTCTATGGTAATTTTGGATCCTTTTGATGTCTTTTATTACCCCTCTGAATTTGCCGTTATCGGAATACTCTGTCGTTTGGGTCAAGTGGAAGCTTACAGATGACagataaatgcaaattataatctttatttcctattgtcaaaacaaaagtaaacttTAAGGCTAATTTActcatatttactaaaatgcaTAGAACCTTCATCCAGTCAGATCTTTGAGTCTTTCAGTTGTAAAAGCCGTTAAGCACTATTCAGATCTTTCATTCAAAACTATAacagaagatattttatgcCTTTGTAAACTTTATATGTAATTTactcaaatttactaaaatgtcacttaaaatCTTCATCTACACAGCTCTTTATTTGAGTTTTTCAGTTGCATAAGCCATTAAGCGCTAATAAGATTTGCCTCTCAAGTctataacaaaaactattttggtACTTCAATTAGATTAACTTTGCTTTATTTTGATTGCTAAATTACTTGAATTTGTCTCTTAGCTGTTCAATATATTCGCTAATAAAGTCTTTCAATCAAATCTAtgacaaaagatattttctcttCCAGTAAAATAAGTTTGGGTTTAACGAATTTTGCAACAGAATAACTCAATTGAATGCATTGTTAAAtaagcatttcaaaatataaatttttttctttttgcataaaaatactGTATTAGTATCATATATCagatttattgtattatatttatagatactgtttgaaaaatttaaatgtcgtGGAGTTTTCGTAGCGATTCAAGCAGTTTTAGCCCTATATACGAGCGGGCAAACTACAGGTGTGGTCCTTGATTCAGGAGATGGCATTAGCCACGCTGTACCAATCTATGAAGGTTACGCAATCCATCATGCTGTTTCTCGAATGGAATATGCTGGTAGAACACTGACCGATTATTTGGCCCAACTATTAACAGAAAGAGGATACTATTTTACAAcatcaggtaaaaaaaaaaagagataaaaattttttatagatcaGCTTAGATCACATAATATTTGGGGGTATATTTTAGatcacataatatttatttgtgtaattaataaaaaagagctgaatggaaaaaagtaaattcaaacaTCTCTTTCCTGTTAAAATTCTAGCACAAGGCAGGCTCTAGGCACAAAACTGTTAGGGCCCCCTTGGTCGTTACTTTATACTaaatttacatgttattttattacagagtgcttttaaattatttataacagaaGTAAATTACGATGTATTAGTAAATttcagcatatatttttttcaatttttgttaatttaaaactgtaataggtaatttttaaggaaaaacacaaaattaattatttgtaaactttGGACGGCACCCAGGAATGTGGGGGCCCCAGACCTAGGCTTCTCAGACCTTACTGTACTAAAGTCGTAACTGGcactaatattaatatttatttaaaattaatataaaaagatttttacaattttctccAACGGTTCTTCGTTCCGTCAAATAATCTCCAGTCGAAAAAAAAGCCTGTTCATAAGCTTGAGCgagagaataaagtttttttttcttttttacggaACGCAATGCATTTCTTTTGCTTAATGCATCGATTATTACATACATCtgtatttctatttaatgcttCTTTTACAAAGTTCTCagcaatattttgatttttttcattcctattttgtaaatatacacAATTagaaatctatatttaaaatttatgtcatgcaaaatactagttttattatttttgaaatttttttttattttgcagctccattttttgtagaaacaaaaaattactccattaattaatacattctcaaaaaattgccaaaaaaagaatgattttatcTTCAGAGGTATACAATATACAGGGATAGCACtcaaatcttttatttctatACATAAAATCATTACGTCATCAACTCGCCAAGCCCAGCGGTACAACAAtgataataatactaaaataaaatgttcaataataGGCAGATTTAAGAGCACTTTATCGGTGAATGAGCATGAAACATTCAAAACAATGGTGAGGGAAGGAACCACACCAAGTAGGTgctatatttgaaatataacttaTGATTGTTATGCACTGAGAGAAATGAGGTCGAAGACACAGCCAAAccccatttttaaaaacagtaatataGAATGGTATAGAGTTGTTTAAATTAACCTAATAttctcaaaattcttttaattgaaaggCATGAGTGGCCATATTCAAACACAACTACAGGGCAACAATTATTAAACTATgcgaaataaaaagtaaattattcaaaaactacTGAGTGCACAAACTTTATTCAACATGTAAACGCtgctacatatattttataaccgtcatttaacagccggcccaattttcgggtttacgattactaatgttcaattccgtagccttgtaattttaatcccaatccagaagacaagggaacttctaaatcaagtattgggtgaaatttaccttcgtggttttgatggaactagctcGCATTTGCGCtttatggagaggaaaaccacaaaaaatgttctgacggcaaggggactctaacgaATGATCCGAAAAATACTAacgatattttacatcagcactgtggtcggtgcgagccgggagaggaattcgtatcgaccagccatcgttgggatttgaacctggttcacctcattggatggcgaatgctctatcccctgagtcaccacggTTCAGCTACAAATATTCGCATTTAAGTTGTGACATGTTTAATATGCTTGCCATCATTGGCTGATGTAACGCAGACGAATGGCTAAATTCTGACTGACCCGCTGAAGTGTCGGAACATCGATGCTGTCGACGACCTCCTGAATGGCAGTTTTCAGCTCAGCAATATGATCTTATGGGTTATTTCAGTACACATTATCTTTTATATAGCCCCTCAAAACTAAGTCTCATGTGTTCAGATCCGGAGAATAGGGCTCCAAGCGAATCTTTTTCCAGTGGTCTTTAGTTACACCAGAGTCAGAATGCGGACCCCAAAGTGCTCCCCCAGGATATCAAACACTCTCTTAGTCCGATTGGGTCGAACTCAGTCTTGCATGAACTACATCTTGTCGAAATTGGGGGCACTTGGTGTAAAGGGGatgaaatcatttaataaaaccgTCACGTATCGCTTAGTAGTTACCATGCGGTCAACGATTATCACCCTAATTATTTCACGATTGGACATTACACACCATACAGTCACCCGTCAAGGGAAAAGACTTTTTAATCGAGAAATACGGATTCTCAGTCCCCCAAATGAGCCAATTTTGCTTATTGACCAACCCATCCAAGTGAAAGGGGGCTTCATCGCTAAACCAAAACATATTCACATCAAATTTCTGTTCGTCAATTCTCTCGACCATAGCTGTGGTGAAATACATTCGCTCTTTCATCGCCATGGGGCTTAATGGCTGATGGCATGCAAGTCTTTAGCAACAATGTCGCAAGGTCTCCTGGTCGTTTCCCGCTTGTTGTGCAGCTCGTCTGATCGATTTTCTTGGACTGATTTGAAACACAGCGAGTGTCATCGCGATGTTTTCCCGCTTGTTTCTCGACCGACTTTGCTAGCACTGTCATCACATGCACTACCAGTTCTATCAAACTTGCGAATCAAATTCCTGATTAGTGGAAAGGTTTTCATCAGCTTGTACTCGGTCATAAACTTCCTTCGAGCAGCAAACTGGTTGTTATTCCTCACATAATAGGCCCTTCCAAGCGATATACGCTCAAGCACACTCTACCGTGACATTTCCACTTGCAAATGGTCGACAACAAAAAGTTGCATCATGCCCTGGGACCAAATACGAAGAGTTTGAACTTCATCACGCAAAACGCTCTAAGTTATGACagctttatttcaataattgtcACACTGTATatgctttataaattatattagttcAATATACTTCTTTATGTAGCCGAATCAGAAATAGTAAGAGATATAAAAGAATCTTTATGCTTTGCAAGTGAAGACTTTATAGAAGATAAAAAATCTTGTGCCAAAGATGTGTCTGCTTTTGAAAAGAGATACACACTGCCAGATGGTCAAGTGCTGAGAATCGGATCTGAAAGATTTCGTTGTCCTGAAGTTCTATTTACGCCCTCGCTTCTCAATCTTGAGGATCCTGGTTTCCAtgtaagatttttaaacatattgtttGTAACATTGTAATCActagctaaattttttaaaatgaaaaatagattgAATATAAAGTTAAAGAAGCAATTAGGTTActtttaatagtataaaaataaatacgctACTAATATTATGTagatatgtaattaaattttttttttttcaaaacgagAAATACATGCagtacaaaatttttgatgatcacatcacaaaatttatattgttactGGCAATGCCCAtctaaagagagagagagagaggacgATAGCTGTCAATGAATCAcctccattattattattagtagtagtagtattattatgattattttataaccgtagttaaacagccgacccctttttttggtttacgactgctaatgctcaactccgtttccttgtaattttgaatccaat
Above is a window of Parasteatoda tepidariorum isolate YZ-2023 chromosome 5, CAS_Ptep_4.0, whole genome shotgun sequence DNA encoding:
- the LOC107450244 gene encoding actin-6-like translates to MSVVVIDNGTGFCKAGFAGESTPSVEFPSVVGRPKYIPVVVGLKYRNMYIGGSAQARRGMLHLSYPIRQGIVHSWRDLETIWDHTFNHLLETDPQEQAVIVSEAPKNPLRNREKMLEILFEKFKCRGVFVAIQAVLALYTSGQTTGVVLDSGDGISHAVPIYEGYAIHHAVSRMEYAGRTLTDYLAQLLTERGYYFTTSAESEIVRDIKESLCFASEDFIEDKKSCAKDVSAFEKRYTLPDGQVLRIGSERFRCPEVLFTPSLLNLEDPGFHDSLYNSVMKCDVDIRRDILKNVVLSGGNTMFPGLPNRLRREMQELCSSKVKVWAPADRRYAVWLGGSILGSLSTFKDICITRAEYNDYGPRIVHRKCF